The Montipora capricornis isolate CH-2021 chromosome 3, ASM3666992v2, whole genome shotgun sequence genome window below encodes:
- the LOC138040882 gene encoding uncharacterized protein, with translation MCQQYQCECCSDELPLESCECTECCHEDDERSTIFQNTLKTSLKQPSEVSCCKKAKSDSVALDVFQLQKCCSENKTLQSDTTNICSQTKPESGEKTPLSKVSSNADYSGLSPTLATPAPKGNEKSCNNDEETPLISTTKLRVQNICCAMEIKIIKESLQSLKGVTSIAVNVIGRVVYVRHDPKVTSQSKLVSTLNQKHLGASIMESGSHQSDSKVEGLPPLLLSFFLYLLTQTILLTVAAVAFFVKSPWYQWLAIAEIIFGIVPVLRKTFVSFKNLSVDINILMLIAIAGTLAIGQWLEGATVVYVLSLAEALQEFCMHKVQCTISGLMVKAPRSTIIASSGESVAVEEVTIGTTIAIRPGELIPLDGKVVKGQAAVDESSVSGESVPVEKTVGSKVYSGTVNQNGYLEVETTSDSTSSTITKIAQLIEEAQTSSAMTELAINQFSKYYTPAVVIAAALVVIIPALLGAAGVGTYAEEIKEWGRRALVLLVIACPCALVMSTPIAVVCGTTSAARKGALIKGGAYLETFARLEVLAFDKTGTLTEGKFQIVGVECPFDVHKQGVLRLAAALESKSSHPLAAAIVNEFTGCVTEMITSQIFSLPEVSRFELHEGQGISGVVEDHQVQIGNYEFLHQFCGQTLNKYMEDTYLTWTNESKTVIFVCVDGKLAMMIALADMVRPNSLATLDWLRNLRVRTAMVTGDNLRTAMTVKSKLGLDECVAEMKPQDKLSWVKQRQGGMKDSDDAKYDDDELIGSGCLPSCCPHRGYHFLKSQKGKKSIVGMVGDGVNDGPALAAANVGIAMGAGGTALAVEAADVALMSNNLAKIPELVELGRFCRRAVAQNIAFSVILKLAIGITALSGKASLSMAVMADVLGLLFVLLNGLRPLWWKVSEKDKNADIERLQ, from the coding sequence ATGTGTCAGCAATACCAATGCGAGTGCTGCTCAGACGAATTACCATTGGAATCCTGCGAATGCACGGAGTGTTGTCATGAAGACGATGAAAGAAGTACCATTTTCCAGAATACACTAAAAACCTCTCTAAAACAGCCGAGTGAAGTTTCTTGTTGCAAGAAAGCAAAATCGGATTCAGTTGCACTGGATGTGTTCCAATTACAAAAGTGTTGTTCTGAGAATAAAACATTGCAGAGTGATACAACTAATATCTGCAGCCAAACCAAACCAGAAAGTGGCGAGAAGACACCTCTGAGCAAAGTATCATCAAACGCTGACTACAGTGGCCTTAGCCCGACCCTCGCCACCCCCGCAccaaaaggaaatgaaaaaagctGCAACAACGACGAAGAAACGCCCTTGATAAGCACGACTAAACTTCGAGTGCAGAACATATGTTGCGCAATGGAAATTAAAATCATAAAAGAATCACTACAGTCGTTGAAGGGCGTGACATCCATAGCAGTAAACGTAATTGGCCGCGTGGTGTATGTCCGTCACGACCCAAAAGTGACGTCACAATCCAAGCTGGTCAGTACACTCAACCAAAAACACCTTGGAGCCAGTATCATGGAAAGTGGATCCCATCAGTCAGATAGCAAGGTCGAGGGCCTTCCGCCTTTGCTgttatctttctttctttatcttTTGACGCAAACCATCCTTTTGACAGTAGCTGCTGTAGCATTCTTTGTTAAATCTCCTTGGTATCAGTGGTTAGCCATTGCAGAGATCATATTTGGTATTGTTCCAGTTCTGCGAAAAACATTCGTGTCGTTCAAGAATCTCTCAGTTGACATCAACATATTGATGCTTATAGCCATTGCAGGTACTCTAGCAATCGGACAGTGGTTAGAAGGCGCAACTGTAGTATACGTATTGTCGCTTGCAGAAGCATTGCAGGAGTTCTGTATGCACAAAGTGCAGTGCACTATCTCTGGGCTCATGGTCAAGGCACCTCGTTCGACGATAATAGCAAGTTCAGGGGAAAGCGTCGCAGTCGAGGAAGTAACCATAGGAACAACTATCGCCATCAGACCGGGTGAGCTCATTCCATTGGATGGTAAAGTGGTGAAAGGTCAGGCTGCAGTCGATGAAAGTTCGGTTTCTGGGGAATCTGTACCTGTTGAGAAAACTGTGGGCTCAAAAGTCTATAGTGgaactgtcaatcaaaatggTTACTTGGAAGTTGAGACTACATCGGATTCCACTTCCTCCACAATCACAAAAATCGCTCAACTTATTGAAGAAGCCCAAACTAGTTCAGCAATGACTGAACTGGCCATAAACCAATTTTCCAAGTACTATACACCGGCTGTGGTCATTGCTGCGGCTCTGGTGGTTATTATTCCGGCTTTACTTGGTGCGGCTGGTGTGGGTACGTATGCAGAGGAGATAAAAGAGTGGGGAAGAAGAGCACTTGTACTTTTGGTGATAGCTTGTCCTTGTGCTTTGGTCATGTCAACCCCGATTGCAGTGGTTTGTGGCACAACTTCGGCCGCACGGAAAGGAGCTCTTATTAAAGGGGGGGCTTATCTTGAGACGTTTGCAAGATTAGAAGTTTTGGCGTTTGACAAAACGGGAACGCTGACCGAAGGAAAGTTTCAAATTGTTGGCGTAGAATGTCCGTTTGATGTACACAAACAAGGTGTCCTGCGGTTAGCTGCCGCTCTTGAAAGCAAGTCCAGTCATCCACTCGCAGCTGCAATAGTGAATGAATTTACAGGTTGTGTCACGGAAATGATCACATCGCAAATCTTTAGTCTCCCGGAAGTCTCACGTTTCGAGCTTCATGAAGGACAAGGCATTTCTGGTGTTGTTGAAGATCATCAGGTGCAGATAGGAAACTATGAGTTTCTTCACCAATTTTGTGGCCAAACACTGAACAAGTACATGGAAGACACGTACCTAACATGGACCAACGAAAGTAAGACAGTAATTTTCGTGTGTGTTGACGGCAAGCTTGCAATGATGATTGCTCTTGCAGACATGGTCAGACCGAACAGTTTGGCCACGCTTGATTGGCTGAGGAACCTTCGCGTCCGGACAGCCATGGTAACAGGTGACAATTTGCGAACAGCCATGACCGTGAAAAGTAAGCTTGGCCTGGATGAGTGTGTTGCCGAAATGAAACCACAGGACAAGCTTAGCTGGGTTAAACAAAGACAAGGTGGAATGAAGGACTCAGATGACGCGAAGTATGACGACGATGAACTAATCGGAAGCGGTTGCCTACCCAGTTGCTGTCCACATCGTGGATACCATTTCTTAAAATCACAAAAAGGTAAGAAGAGCATCGTGGGTATGGTCGGGGATGGTGTCAACGATGGCCCTGCGCTAGCCGCAGCAAATGTTGGGATTGCGATGGGCGCCGGAGGAACGGCTTTAGCGGTGGAGGCTGCAGACGTCGCACTGATGAGCAACAACCTTGCCAAAATACCAGAGCTTGTCGAGCTTGggcgtttttgtcgccgtgCTGTGGCTCAGAACATCGCTTTTTCAGTGATTCTAAAGCTAGCTATCGGGATTACAGCGCTTTCTGGGAAGGCTTCCCTCTCGATGGCTGTCATGGCGGATGTGCTCGGTTTATTGTTCGTGCTACTCAATGGCCTCAGACCACTTTGGTGGAAGGTCTCCGAGAAAGATAAGAACGCGGACATTGAACGTTTGCAATGA